The Deinococcus planocerae region GCGTAGCAGAGGGGGTGAGCGGGCCGGGCAACCAAGAAGGCTCAACCTTCAACTTCCCGCTGTTCTTCACCCGAAGAAGGGGCCAAAGCTCCTCGCCCCGGCCCCCCTCCCCCCTCAGTCGTCCGCCCCGCCCACGTAGTCCGAGCGCGCGTTCAGGCTGCCGCCCTCCATCATCGTCAGGCTGGAGCCGGGGAACACGTAGTCGGGCCGCCGCCACTTGCGCTCGACCTCCACGCCCCGCTGCGGGGTGGGGTGGCCGAAGCGGTGGTTCGTGCGCGGCAGGGGCGGCGTGCCGTCCACGCTCAGAATCTCCATCCGTACCGCCGTGTCCTTGTAGGCGGGCGTGTGGGTCACATGGTCGGCGTGGCTGCCCGTCAGGCGGTTGACGGCCTGCGCGGCGTCCTGCGTGTTCATCGGCATGTAGAGCTGCTTGCCGATCACCCGGTTCGTCACGAGGACGGGCAGGCGCACCGCCCCGTGCCGCGAGACGAGGCGGACGATGGACCCGCTCCTCAGCCCCCGCTGCTGCGCCAGCTCCGGCGACACCTCCACGAACGTGCCGGGCACCTTCGCCACAATCCCGGGCGCCTTGAAGGTCATGTTGCCCTCGTGGAAGTGCTCCAGCATCCGCCCGTTGTTGAAGTGCAGGTCGTACTCCTCGGTCGGCGGCTCGACCGGCGCGACGAACTGGGCGGGGTAGAGGCGGGCCTTTTTATCCGGGAAGGGGAAGCCGTCCACGAACAGCAGGGGCGTGTCGGTGCCGTCGGGGTGGACCGGCCATTGCAGCGACTTGAAGCCCTCCAGCCGCTCGTAGTTCACACCCGCGTAGAGCGGGGTGAGGCTGGCAATTTCGTCCATGATCTGCGAGGGGTGGGTGTAATTCCACCCGGCGCCGAGGCGGTTGGCGACGAGCTGGATGATCTCCCAGTCGGGCTTGCTGCCGCCCATCGGCTCCATCGCCCGGTACAGCCGCTGGATGCGCCGCTCGGTGTTCGTGAAGGTGCCGTCCTTCTCCAGGCTGGGGCTCGCCGGGAGCACCACGTCGGCAAAGCTCGCCGTGTGGCTGAAGAACACGTCCTGCACGACGAAGAAATCGAGCTTTTCGAGTGCGGCGTCCACGTAGTTGGAGTTGGAATCGACCACGGCCATCTCCTCGCCCTTGAGGTACATGGCGCGGAGCTTGCCCTCGTGGATCGCGTGGACCATCTCGTGGTTGTCCAGGCCCTTGTTGACGGGGAGTTCGGTGCCCCAGATTGCCGCGTATTTGGCGCGCACGGTGGGATCATCGACCCGCTGGTAGCCCGTGACGAAGCCGGGCATCGCGCCCATGTCCGACGCTCCCTGCACGTTGTTGTGCCCGCGTAGGGGGTACGAGCCCGCGCCGGGACGCATGTAGTTGCCGCTGACGAGCAGCATGTTCGAGATCGCCGTGCTCGTCTCGCTGCCGCCCATCTGCTGGGTCACGCCCATCGCCCACATGACGCAGGTGCCGTCCGCCGTGGCGACCTCGTGCGCGATCTGGCGAATCTTGTCCTGGGAGATGCCGGTCACCTGCTCGGCATACTCCAGCGTGTAGCCCTCCAGGCTGGCCCGGAACTCGTCCATGCCGCCCACCCACTGCGCCAGGAAGTCCTTCTTCTCCAGCCCGTTGTCGAGGATGTAGCGGCTCACCGCGTTCAGCCACACGAAGTCGGTCCCCGGATTGGGCTGCACGAAGAGGTCCGCCCGCTGCGCCATCTCGTGCTCGCGCAGGTCGGCGACGATGAGTTTCTGCCCGCGCAGCTTGTGCGCCCGCTTGACCCGCGTGGCGAGGACGGGGTGGCTCTCCGCCGTGTTCGTCCCGATGCCGATGACGAGCCCGGCCTTCTCCAGATCGACGATGCCGCCCGAGTCGCCGCCGTAGCCCACCGTGCGCCACAGGCCCATCGTGGCGGGGCTCTGGCAGTAGCGCGAGCAGTTGTCCATGTTGTTCGTGCCGATCACCGAGCGGGCGAGCTTCTGCATCAGGAAGCCCTCCTCGTTCGTCGTCTTGGACGAGGCGATAAAGGCCAGCGCGTCCGGCCCGCTCTCCCGCCTGATCTCGGTGAAGCGGCGGGCGATCAGCGAGAGCGCCTCGTCCCACGTCGCCTCGCGGAAGCCGTTCTCCGTGCGGATCAGGGGCGTGGTCAGCCGATCCGTGCTGTTCACGTAGTCCCAGCCGAACTTGCCCTTGATGCAGGTGCTCACGCCGTTCGCCGGTCCGTCGAAGGGCTCGATTTTGAGGATGTGGCGGTCCTTCGTCCACACCTCGAAGGAGCAGCCCACGCCGCAGTAGGTGCAGACCGTCTTCGTCCGCTCGATGTAGCCGTCACGTCCGGCGGCCTCGATCTCGGAGATGTTCAGGATCGGCACGTACCCGACCGACGGCTCGACGTTCTTCACGATGGCGACGGCGGAGTTGAAGACCGGCAGCTCCATCCCCGTGAAGTACCCCGCCTCGCCCAGCATGGACTTTTCCATCAGCGCGTTGCACGGGCAGACGGTGACGCAGTGCCCGCAGCTCACGCAGCTCGACTCGTCGATGGGTTTGCCGCCGTCCCACAGCACGCGGGGGTGCGGGTCCTCCCAGTTGATGCTCAGGGTCTCGTTGACCTGGAGGTTCTGGCAGGCCTCCACGC contains the following coding sequences:
- the fdhF gene encoding formate dehydrogenase subunit alpha, which codes for MPVAGPEIQISIDGGTYTARPGEHLVDALNRARVELPQVCYHPQLGPIQTCDTCIVEVNGQLVRACGTPVSEGMQVRTAVQGAQLAREEAFDRILSHHLLYCTVCDNNNGNCTVHNTTKLMGVQHQNRPFQPKPYAKDETNPFYRYDPDQCILCGRCVEACQNLQVNETLSINWEDPHPRVLWDGGKPIDESSCVSCGHCVTVCPCNALMEKSMLGEAGYFTGMELPVFNSAVAIVKNVEPSVGYVPILNISEIEAAGRDGYIERTKTVCTYCGVGCSFEVWTKDRHILKIEPFDGPANGVSTCIKGKFGWDYVNSTDRLTTPLIRTENGFREATWDEALSLIARRFTEIRRESGPDALAFIASSKTTNEEGFLMQKLARSVIGTNNMDNCSRYCQSPATMGLWRTVGYGGDSGGIVDLEKAGLVIGIGTNTAESHPVLATRVKRAHKLRGQKLIVADLREHEMAQRADLFVQPNPGTDFVWLNAVSRYILDNGLEKKDFLAQWVGGMDEFRASLEGYTLEYAEQVTGISQDKIRQIAHEVATADGTCVMWAMGVTQQMGGSETSTAISNMLLVSGNYMRPGAGSYPLRGHNNVQGASDMGAMPGFVTGYQRVDDPTVRAKYAAIWGTELPVNKGLDNHEMVHAIHEGKLRAMYLKGEEMAVVDSNSNYVDAALEKLDFFVVQDVFFSHTASFADVVLPASPSLEKDGTFTNTERRIQRLYRAMEPMGGSKPDWEIIQLVANRLGAGWNYTHPSQIMDEIASLTPLYAGVNYERLEGFKSLQWPVHPDGTDTPLLFVDGFPFPDKKARLYPAQFVAPVEPPTEEYDLHFNNGRMLEHFHEGNMTFKAPGIVAKVPGTFVEVSPELAQQRGLRSGSIVRLVSRHGAVRLPVLVTNRVIGKQLYMPMNTQDAAQAVNRLTGSHADHVTHTPAYKDTAVRMEILSVDGTPPLPRTNHRFGHPTPQRGVEVERKWRRPDYVFPGSSLTMMEGGSLNARSDYVGGADD